A window of Enterobacter ludwigii genomic DNA:
GTCGTGGACGGCCACCCGGATAATCCGGACATTCGGTCTTGCTGCCATCCAGCAGCGCCTGGGCATCCCGGAGCGAAATTTCATCGCCGTTTGAACGCAGCAGCGAAGCGTTACGCACGGCGACGGTGAGATCAGATTTATCGCTCAGCGCGGCCAGAGCGTTAATGCGATAGAACGGATCAGTTTCGCCATACTCTTCCAGCAGCGGATAAAGCGGCTCCCAGTAACGACTGATAGCCTCCTGCACCAGTAATAACCCGTCTGCGTAACCTGCCAGGCCGCGACGGCGGGTCCAGGCATGCGTGAGTGCCAGCAGTACGCGAAGATCTTTGGTGCGGGTCAGCAGGCTGGTGGCGAACTTTTCTACCGTGTTCCAGTCAGCAGGCTCTGCCGGGATAATGGTGTCGCCAAACTGCTGTTCTGCTTTCCCAAGACTTGCCTGATTCATGATCTGGAAGTCAGCGTCGTACTCCAGGTTTTCGCCGCAGGGCTTGTCGGGGCTTATTGGTGCGAGAAATTCTTCGATATTCATGAGTTCCCTGCTTATTCAAACATGGGCGGATAGAGACCGTGACGGCCCGGGCGGGCACCCCCTGCCGGGTCGAACAGCAGGGTGAAAAGCTGCCCGGTAAAGTTACCGCTGTGAACATGGGTGTACAGCGGATAACCATCGCAGCGGTTAGTCCACCAGTAGCTGGTCTGGCGCAGCGGATCAAAGCATTCCGCGGCCTGGGGCCAGCCCAGCGTGTTCTGACCGTCTTCGTCATAACCAATCACATCAAGGATGTCAGAACGCTTTTGCGGCTCAACGGGCTGCGGCGCCGGAATGGTCATCAGCATCTCATCCAGCTGTGAGGCGGAAAAACTATTGCGCACCGCGTGCAAACCCAGGCGCCCAATCTGCTGATACCAGCTTTCAGCCTGGCTGAGCAGGCTCGTCGACCACTCTGTCGGGGCGAAGCTCAGCTGAAGGCAAACCGGGTATTGTCGACCAACGCTGTCGCGGCCGGGCAGCAGACAGCCCATCTGGATCATCTGGCTACCCAGCATCGGGGGGACAACAAAATTCCAGACCGGCGCTTTGTGAAACTGGCGCTCGCCGCTGCGCTGCTCTTCCTGCTGCCAGGCCAGCAGGCCAACCTGGAACCAGTGTGACCACTGGCGCTGTAAAGTGTCAGGAAAGCGACGCTGCAAAAAATCTCCGGCGCTGGGTAACTTGCCATACCAGCTGTAGCGGTTCATCGCAGGGGTATTCGTCATACGGCTGTCCTTGCGGTTATGGGCATGAGAAACGAGGAAGCTGGAACGGGTTGCGAATGCTGTTTGGCGCAAACTCCAGCGTGACCTGATGTCCGTCGACGTTGAACGTGGCCTGGCGGCTCAGGCTACCTGCCCCCGGGCTGGTGCTCGCTTTATCGAAAAAGCGGTTTAGCGCCCAGGCACCGTTGGTCACCAGCGTTGCCGTGCTGCCATTCGCCAGCCCCAGCTGCATACGAACCTGATTGGTACCACCTGGTCCTGGCCAGTTCATGATCTGCACCGCCTGAGGACCATGACTGTAGCGCAGTTGCTGGCCATCAACGTCCAGCGTCAGGTTCAGAATGGTGTTATCCATTCGGACGGTGCGGACCGTCACTTTGAAAGACGGGGTCGTGGCGCCATTAGCAAAGAAAGCATCACGGATCGACTGGGCCTGCTGGAACGGTCTCAGCAGCCCTTCGCTTCCCGGCAGCGTTTTGCCGTCAATGCCCGGCATAAAGCGCCAGTTTGCCTGCGTGGTATCCACTTTATTGGTCAGATTGTCGCGGAAGAAGGCGTCCATCAGCCCGGTTCCCGGCGCAAACATACGCGCGAGATCGTCAGGAGTGACCTCGGTGCTGGCGCTGCGTACCAGCGGGTAGCGACCGGCAATCGCCTGACGACAGAATCCGCCCACTTCGACATTGATCCGCTTACGCACATTGTCCAGATCGCGGCGCTGGGTATCACTGCTGGCCCCCACCGCCATGTTGCTGAACATGGTTTGCAGCCCGCCCGGCAGGCGACCGGCGCTGGCCTGCAGACGGCTGATCGCCTCACCACCCGGTGCCGGCATACCGCTGTTGGCGGCATCCTGGACGGCGGTCAGGTAACGATAAAGCTCGTCCACCTGCTTAAGAAAGTCATCAAAGACGATGGTCTTCCCGCCCTTCTCCAGCGGCTGCGCCAGCTCAATCAGCGGGGCGTAGTGGTCGGTCACCAGCTGTTCCGGCGCCTGCGTGACCACGGCAGCCTGCGTCGGGGTATTGTCATTGTTGCTGAACAGCGCTTCCAGCGTGCGGGTAGCACGGTTGCTCTGATCCTGCGCTTTACCAGCATTGTCTGCTGCTGGCACATCACGAGAAAGCCTCAGTACCTGACTCAGGCTCAGCACCAGACGGCGCAGCGGCGAGTTTGTGCCAGAAAGCAGGCGTGCGGTATTGATACGCTGAGAAAGGTCGGCACTGTTGTTAAGCTGAATGTCGGCGAGCCAGGGATCCCAGTTTGCGATAAAGTCTCGCATGTAGAGCTGGCGCACGGCGTTATCGATCTGCTTTTTATCTTCCTGCGCCGTGGCGGCTCCCAGCACCCAGGCATCGTCTTCATGCAGGGCGGTGGTGACGCTGTCAATCTGGCCGTTAAAGCTTTTCCAGTAGCCGTCCGGGGTATAAAGCCCCGGCACACCCTCACTCACCGGCTTGCCGCTTTTACGTGAAAACACCAGTTCGCTCTGCGGTCCTCCCAGGTCGGTAAGAGAAACCGGCTTCAGATTTTCATCATGTTCCAGCAGACGCTTCAGACGACCATATACGCGGGTGGAGAGCGGCTGCTGGTTGATCAGCGCTCTTTCGCGGGTAACCAGGGATTCGTCCTGGGCATACGGGGAGGCCTGAATTTTCGGTTCCAGCAGTTGCGTAAGATGCCATTCAAGCTGTTGCAGTTGCGCCTTCGTGACGTTCTGCGGCAGGTTGCGCTGCAGATTGAGCATCACCCACGAATGCAGGAATTTGCCGTCGTAGCGCTTCGGCTGATACAGCATTTGATAGGCTTTTAGCGCTTCGTAGCTGTATTCCACATCGCTGCCGTTGTCGTTACGAAGCCAGGTGGTGATGTGCATGGCGACGGCAGGCAGCAGCATCTGATCCAGCGCTTTCTGGTACAGAGACTGCGATGCATCACTGACGTCATCCCCACGATAAAGACCCATACGGCGGGATACTGGCGGATCGTTTACATCAAACGCGTCACTCTTCGGCAGGTCCACCAGACCATTGAGCAGCGGCAGCAGATCAAACAGGTCACGCTGAGGCTGGTTCTGTAACGCTTTACTCTGCTGATCAAGCAGCGGCACCTTCGCATCGACCTCTTCCAGATACGCCTTGTTTTTGGCGTAGCTGGTCAGCCACAGTCCACCGAGGATCACCAGCAGAGACAGTAGTGCTGCATAGCCGGACCAGATCACCGCCCGGTTGCGCAGTTCCCACCAGCGGTTTTCTCCGGCAATACCGGCCTCCTGGAAAATGACGTTTTGCAGCAGATTCTTGATGAAAAAGCTCTGGCCTTTCGCTCCTGGAATGGGTGCCTCTTTGCTGACTGCATCCCAGCTATCGCCCTCGGCACCTTCAGGTAAAGAGAGCGCGCGGTTCAGTTCGCCCACCACGCGGTCGAACGGCATGCCCTCCTGCGTCCCGCTGGCGAAGTAGATCCCGCGCGGGGAAAACTCGGTTTCGAAATTCGAACGGGCGAAGACCGTGCTCAGGTAGTCCGCCAGCAGCGGACGCAGCGCGGCAAATTCCTGCGGGAAGAGATAGGCTTCGGCGCGCGTTTTTGCATCATGCTCTTTCAGCATGGTTTCCGGCAGCCCGGCGTCCAGGCGCTGCTGCAGCAGAGAAAACTCCTGCTGGAAGTTGCCCATCAGGTCGTAATCGGCGTGTCTGGTTTGCTCCCACGGCAGCGTAAAGCCCCAGATCTGATCGCGCTGGGCTTTGTCGTAGTCGGCAAACCATGCACGGAAGCCTTTAAGCAGGTCAGCCTTGGTTACCATCACGTACACCGGGAAGCGAATGCCCAGTTGTTCATGCAGCTCAGACAGACGCTGACGCAGATTCACCGCCTGCTGGCGGGACGCCTCGGCAGACTGGGTGAGAAGGTCAGAAATGCTGATAGTGATGATGACACCGTTGATCGGCTGGCGGCGGCGATACTTACGCAGTAACCCCATGAATTCCAGCCATTCTCCGGCATCCTGTACCTGCTCGCTCTCCTGAGTGGTATAGCGACCCGCCGTATCCAGCAGCACCGCCTCGTTAGTGAACCACCAGTCGCAGTTACGTGTCCCCCCAATACCGCGCAATGCGGTCTTACCGAAACGATCGGCCAGTGGGAACTGCAGCCCGGAATTGACCAGCGCCGTGGTTTTACCGGAGCCCGGTGCGCCAATAATGACGTACCACGGCAGTTGATACAGATATTGCGTGCTGAAGCGCTGCGTCCACTGGGCACTCTGCCCCGCTTTGCTGAAGTGCGCTTTTTTCAGCATCTGCGCGGCTTCATCAAAACGGCTGGCGAGGATCTGCTCCTCGCTGTTCAGTCGTTTCTGCGGATCCGCGGCTTCCGGTTTGCTCGTGTTCTCATTGAGCTTGTCCATCAGCTTGCGGTTCAGCCAGGCATTGTACAACCGCGGCAGGATATGGCCTTGCGCCCAGAGCAGATAGACCACAGCGATGCTGATAATGCGGTTTTGTTCAGACTCAAGCGGTCGGGTGTCCACGATGGACAACAGGGGACCGATCATCCAGATCACCGCCGCAAGCGCCGTTACGCCGAGGAAGCTCCACAGAATGCGGTTGGTCAAAATGGAAAGAAGTGTAGTCAGCATCCTTAGTTTCCTTGCGGCAATCCGTTCAGCTCAGCCTGTGTATTTTCAGGCGACACCAGCAGAGTAATTTCCACACGGCGGTTACGGGCGCGATTTTCAGGCGTCGTGTTCGGCGCCACCGGGTTAATTTCGCCCCGCCCTTCCGCTTTTACACGATCGGGCCGGGAGAGGCTTCCCTGCAGCATTTTCTGTACCGAGCGGGCACGTTCCAGAGACAGTTCATAGTTAGAAGCAAAGCGCGCGCTGCGGATCGGTACGTTGTCGCTGTAGCCCACCACCAGAATTTTGCCGCTGACGTTATTCATCGCCTGCGCAATACGGTTAATCACCGGTTCATAGCGGTCACGCACAACGGTGGAAGCAGAGGCAAACAGCCCATCACCTTTCAGGATAACAACGCTGCGGTCCGCTTCGTCTTTCACCGCGACCAGGCCCGCCTCGATTTCAGGCTTCAGGAAGCCGCGCAGGTTTAACACCGCAGGTACTTGGCGAGCTGGCTGCTGGATGGTGGTTTCCGGCAGCTGGGACTGGTAAATCTTCGCCAGCACCGGGCTGGTGTTGTCGCCAAGACGCCAGTTAAGGACGATGTAGAACAGGCAGGCGATAAACCCGGCCAGCGCGACACAAGCCCAGAGCGGCACCATCGGACGCCACAGTTTGCGCAGCACCGGGCGATCTTCCGGATGGGGAGAAAGCGGTGGCGGATAGCTTCCACGCACGCCGCGGATCATCTGCCACAGCCGCTGCTTGATCGTCTCGAGCTGGGTGCGGCCATTATCCAGCACCCGATAACGTCCTTCGAAGCCAAGCAGCAGGCAGTAATTGATCATCTCCAGCAGCAGAATATGTTCACGCGGGTTCTGCGACAGGCGCGCCATCAGCTGGAAGAATTTCTCGCCGCCCCAGGTTTCGTTATGAAACGTCACCAGCAGACCGTTGCTTGACCAGACGCCGCTGCTTCCCCAGGGGGTCAGCGCAGCCGCTTCATCCAGGGCCGTACACAGGCAGTAACGTGCCCCGACGATCACCTCATAGGCGAGGCCAGCCTGCTGACAGCGGACTTCGAAACGGCGAATTTCATCGATCAGACGCTGGCGTAATGCCACCTGATCGTCATGAGACACCGAATGACGGATCTGCGGAATCGCATTGAGCAGCGGATTAGCGGCCGCCACCAGCGGATTGTTACTACTGGCTCCGGTAATCGCGGCATCACTGCCGGTATCCTGTCGTTCCTGCATATTTAGCGCTCGCTATATTATTCTGTCGGGCTACGGATGGCCCAAAACTCCATATCCAGCCCCGGGAATTCCCCTGCAAGATGCAGGGCAAATGCACCGGACTTATCCATCTCGTGCCACAGCTCACTGCCTTTCTCCAGCTCAAAGTAGCTGTAGCCCGCATGCCATGGGATTTGCGGTGGCGCAACCGGCATGGCGCGCAGCATAATGCCAGGCAGTTGCAACTGGACCAGATCGCGGATTTTCGATACCGGCGCGATCTTCATCTGGGCAGGGAAATAGGTTTGCAGGTGTTCGCCTGGCACACTGGCTTTTACCGCCAGTACGAAACCAAACTCGCGCACCATGCTGGTTTCAGGCACCGTAGCGATGTTCAGACCGTGAGAGCGTTCGTTAAGCGGCAGCTGAATCGCGTGATCTTCCATCACCAGCGACAGCCCCTGACGCAGCATCAGCATCAACTTACTGAAGCAGTTCGCGAGATCGTCATGATCGTAAATCGGTAGTACGTTTTCGGCGTGACGTTGCGAGGTCCAGGTGGCGAGTTCGGTGGCAAACGGCAGCCAGCTGCGCCAGAGCGTTTCCGGGTGCAGCAGCGGCAGCGTTTTTAAGTGAGAAACCTCGCCCAGATGGCGGTTCACCAGCGATAACAGCGTAAATTCGATCAGTTCAGAGGTGTTAAAGCGGCCAGGCTGACGCAGACGACCGCCAATCTGCTGACTGCGCTGCACCAGTAAGCCGTGCAGATCGTTGATCATGCTGTAGATCTGCGGGCTGTTATTGGCGTTCAGCATTGGCGGAATGTAGCTGTTATCGAGTCGCACGAGGTTATCGTTACGTTTCTCGGTCACTGCCGCCACGCCGATGGCGGTCCATTCTGCTGTCAGATCTTTTTCCAGCATCAGGGTCAGACGAAGACGGCCAAACTGGACGGTGGCATCCCCCACCGACATGGCGTTATCGTCTTCTACCTCTTGCTCAAAAGCGATGAAGCGCGCCAGAGAGGCCTGCTCTTCGCTAAAAATCACCTCTTCTCTCTCGCCACGGCGAACCGGCAGTGCGAGCACCACCTTTTCATTGGTGAGGTTGTCCGGGATTTTCAGCGGTGCAGGCCCGTTGCGCCCGTTACGCACCTGGAAAAAGGTGCCGTCCGGCAGCAACCCGCTGCAGTAGCTCAGGGCAATGCATCCCTGACGCAGGATGGCTTCATCGAGTTCAACGTCCAGAAAGCCCCAGAGATAGGACCGCTGTAGCGCACCCCATTCACGAACATGGTTGAGCAGATAGCTTTCAGCCCGCTGAAAATGGTGTGGACGCAGGAACATGCCTTCGGTCCAGACGACCTTTTCTGCTTTCGTCATGATGTGTTTCCTGTTTTAACGCGCGTTACTGACTGATGACACGAATGCCATTCACGTCGAGAAAAACGTTGGCCTGGAGTTCATCCGCGGACCATTTCCAGAACTGATAGAGATGATTTTCGCCTGGCACAGGCAGAGGGATTGAAACGCGCCATTTTTTTCCATCCAGCATTTGATATTCCGCCATCACACCGATATAGCGGGCCTCCGGAGAGCTTTGTCCGCTGAGGGTTTTCGACAGCTGTCCTGGCATCAGGAAGAACACATCGCTGTTCAGCAGATTCGCGCCAAGCGTTGCTGACGCGTTGTTCTGCAGGGAATAGAAGTCGCTGGACATGAAATCCGCATCGGATTTCAACAACAGTACCCGGACTTTAAGCGGCGCAGATTCATTGATTTGTGGATGAGCCTGAAACTGCAGATTGTAGCGGGAAGGGTCGCTGTGTGAAGACGACGTACAACCACTGACAAGGGTGAAAACCACCGCGTAAAAGACCAACCACAGCCGATGAAAATTTTTATTATTCATAAAAACACGCTCATAAAAGCCGTTTAGTTCAGGATCCAGGTACCGTTAGCGCTGTCTTTGCAGGCTTTGCTGTTGCCATCAACATCGACACAGGTTGCTTTTTTACGTGACTTAGGACGAATGGCTTGTTTACGCACGGCCGCGTCGTACTGATCGGCCTTGATAACGGCGCGCATCGGCACGTAACCAATCAGCTGGTCTTGTCCTTCATCGGCAAGCGCCATCCAGTAGTGTTCAACCTGCCCCAGCACCACGTAGGTTTTTCCGGTTTCCAGCGTACGGATAACCTTTCCGCCAAAGTCAGGACGGCTCATCACGGATGCCGGATACATGGCACGATACGGCTCATTGAGTTGGGTGAATTCTGCTGGGGGGGTAACGGCGTGACGGTGGGTTAAGGTGACGCCGTTGACCTGGCTAGTCACGATCGTATCGTCGTTGATCACAGGTTTCTGCGGCGCTTTACAGCCCGCCACCGCCATTACAAACAGAAGTGAAAACAGTACGCGCATTTTCATATGCTTTTCCGTAGCGATATTTCGATGATGAAGATGAGGGAATGAAGTTTGTTTTAAGTACAAAAGTTAAAACATGCAGGATATTTTCGGGACGTGACTATTTTAAGGGCATAGCTACCGCACGAGCCCTTCAGAATAAGGCCCAGTGTCTTCCTGACATATTTTGACAAACAGCAAGCAAGTTTACATGAGCTTCGCATCAATTCAATATTTAACGCCCCGCAAGTGATGGTTAATGAAGCACATGGCGCATTATAGGATTAATCTGACAAACAAAGTGGCGCAGTCTCAATGAGCTAATTACCAGGCAAACAACCAACACAACTACTTGTTTTAAAAAAAGAAAAACACAAAAGAGAACCAGTTGCATTAACGCAGAAGCCCTATTTTCACCACTACCATAATTAGTAGAATTTCGTTTATTTTCGGTTTGCAATGAATATATTCATTATGAATTATTTGTTGCATCGATAGAGTATGTTTATTTTTTCCGGCAGGGCACCTTAAATGAGATTAATTCGGTCATTGGCAGACGGTTAATTTCACACCCCAAAATAAGTTTGTATTTTGTATGGTGATAACTGTCTATTCAGACATCAATTGAATGAATTAACAATTAAGCATGAGTAAACTTTTATGCTGCCAGAATGTTCTGATTTTTCTCTAAACCAACTTACGCTGAGGTTTACCGCTAGCTCACCCTTCCCGACTTTCATATGAAGTTTTACCGCTGCTACATCATTTTTTCTTTCTGCGTCATCTATCCCACCGAATGTGTGATAGATAAGATTTATTATCAAAATGATAAAATTTCGTTATAATTTCTTTAAATATTTAGATTACATCGTTGATAAATCACTGTAATAAAGAGGTATTTAAGATAAAGCGCTTTGCAACACCGTGTGCATTGATACACGTGCCGATCATTGCTTGCGCTTATTGCCTCCCACAGTGGTTTTACTGGTCCGACGGTGTATGAGTTAACGAGTCAGGAGTTGGTATGAACAAGAAAAGACGCTCAGTTCCCGGAATCAGGCACTATGACGGTCCTGCCGGAGGCTGGGGGGCGTTAAAAGCCACCGCCATTGCGGTACGTACCCAAATGGATACCTTTGATGCTCCCGCGACGCTGCTGCGTACCAACCAGCCTGACGGCTTTGACTGTCCGGGCTGTGCATGGCCTGATAAAGAACACAAATCGACCTTCCAGTTTTGTGAGAAC
This region includes:
- the tssA gene encoding type VI secretion system protein TssA — translated: MNIEEFLAPISPDKPCGENLEYDADFQIMNQASLGKAEQQFGDTIIPAEPADWNTVEKFATSLLTRTKDLRVLLALTHAWTRRRGLAGYADGLLLVQEAISRYWEPLYPLLEEYGETDPFYRINALAALSDKSDLTVAVRNASLLRSNGDEISLRDAQALLDGSKTECPDYPGGRPRLIDELARGDQPGTAAVIVIHERLQAIRDLLTGYLGESGVPEMEQLLKTVGLVAGACQVTDISKLLPNREAQVEQQAEQQQVTAQPVQQVTDWRSVQVTSRADAQLMLEKAKQYFAQYEPSHPAPLMIERVQRLSELNFMDIIRDLAPDGVNQLENIFGRRE
- the tagF gene encoding type VI secretion system-associated protein TagF → MTNTPAMNRYSWYGKLPSAGDFLQRRFPDTLQRQWSHWFQVGLLAWQQEEQRSGERQFHKAPVWNFVVPPMLGSQMIQMGCLLPGRDSVGRQYPVCLQLSFAPTEWSTSLLSQAESWYQQIGRLGLHAVRNSFSASQLDEMLMTIPAPQPVEPQKRSDILDVIGYDEDGQNTLGWPQAAECFDPLRQTSYWWTNRCDGYPLYTHVHSGNFTGQLFTLLFDPAGGARPGRHGLYPPMFE
- the tssM gene encoding type VI secretion system membrane subunit TssM, with product MLTTLLSILTNRILWSFLGVTALAAVIWMIGPLLSIVDTRPLESEQNRIISIAVVYLLWAQGHILPRLYNAWLNRKLMDKLNENTSKPEAADPQKRLNSEEQILASRFDEAAQMLKKAHFSKAGQSAQWTQRFSTQYLYQLPWYVIIGAPGSGKTTALVNSGLQFPLADRFGKTALRGIGGTRNCDWWFTNEAVLLDTAGRYTTQESEQVQDAGEWLEFMGLLRKYRRRQPINGVIITISISDLLTQSAEASRQQAVNLRQRLSELHEQLGIRFPVYVMVTKADLLKGFRAWFADYDKAQRDQIWGFTLPWEQTRHADYDLMGNFQQEFSLLQQRLDAGLPETMLKEHDAKTRAEAYLFPQEFAALRPLLADYLSTVFARSNFETEFSPRGIYFASGTQEGMPFDRVVGELNRALSLPEGAEGDSWDAVSKEAPIPGAKGQSFFIKNLLQNVIFQEAGIAGENRWWELRNRAVIWSGYAALLSLLVILGGLWLTSYAKNKAYLEEVDAKVPLLDQQSKALQNQPQRDLFDLLPLLNGLVDLPKSDAFDVNDPPVSRRMGLYRGDDVSDASQSLYQKALDQMLLPAVAMHITTWLRNDNGSDVEYSYEALKAYQMLYQPKRYDGKFLHSWVMLNLQRNLPQNVTKAQLQQLEWHLTQLLEPKIQASPYAQDESLVTRERALINQQPLSTRVYGRLKRLLEHDENLKPVSLTDLGGPQSELVFSRKSGKPVSEGVPGLYTPDGYWKSFNGQIDSVTTALHEDDAWVLGAATAQEDKKQIDNAVRQLYMRDFIANWDPWLADIQLNNSADLSQRINTARLLSGTNSPLRRLVLSLSQVLRLSRDVPAADNAGKAQDQSNRATRTLEALFSNNDNTPTQAAVVTQAPEQLVTDHYAPLIELAQPLEKGGKTIVFDDFLKQVDELYRYLTAVQDAANSGMPAPGGEAISRLQASAGRLPGGLQTMFSNMAVGASSDTQRRDLDNVRKRINVEVGGFCRQAIAGRYPLVRSASTEVTPDDLARMFAPGTGLMDAFFRDNLTNKVDTTQANWRFMPGIDGKTLPGSEGLLRPFQQAQSIRDAFFANGATTPSFKVTVRTVRMDNTILNLTLDVDGQQLRYSHGPQAVQIMNWPGPGGTNQVRMQLGLANGSTATLVTNGAWALNRFFDKASTSPGAGSLSRQATFNVDGHQVTLEFAPNSIRNPFQLPRFSCP
- a CDS encoding DotU family type VI secretion system protein, producing MQERQDTGSDAAITGASSNNPLVAAANPLLNAIPQIRHSVSHDDQVALRQRLIDEIRRFEVRCQQAGLAYEVIVGARYCLCTALDEAAALTPWGSSGVWSSNGLLVTFHNETWGGEKFFQLMARLSQNPREHILLLEMINYCLLLGFEGRYRVLDNGRTQLETIKQRLWQMIRGVRGSYPPPLSPHPEDRPVLRKLWRPMVPLWACVALAGFIACLFYIVLNWRLGDNTSPVLAKIYQSQLPETTIQQPARQVPAVLNLRGFLKPEIEAGLVAVKDEADRSVVILKGDGLFASASTVVRDRYEPVINRIAQAMNNVSGKILVVGYSDNVPIRSARFASNYELSLERARSVQKMLQGSLSRPDRVKAEGRGEINPVAPNTTPENRARNRRVEITLLVSPENTQAELNGLPQGN
- the tssK gene encoding type VI secretion system baseplate subunit TssK, producing the protein MTKAEKVVWTEGMFLRPHHFQRAESYLLNHVREWGALQRSYLWGFLDVELDEAILRQGCIALSYCSGLLPDGTFFQVRNGRNGPAPLKIPDNLTNEKVVLALPVRRGEREEVIFSEEQASLARFIAFEQEVEDDNAMSVGDATVQFGRLRLTLMLEKDLTAEWTAIGVAAVTEKRNDNLVRLDNSYIPPMLNANNSPQIYSMINDLHGLLVQRSQQIGGRLRQPGRFNTSELIEFTLLSLVNRHLGEVSHLKTLPLLHPETLWRSWLPFATELATWTSQRHAENVLPIYDHDDLANCFSKLMLMLRQGLSLVMEDHAIQLPLNERSHGLNIATVPETSMVREFGFVLAVKASVPGEHLQTYFPAQMKIAPVSKIRDLVQLQLPGIMLRAMPVAPPQIPWHAGYSYFELEKGSELWHEMDKSGAFALHLAGEFPGLDMEFWAIRSPTE
- the tssJ gene encoding type VI secretion system lipoprotein TssJ translates to MNNKNFHRLWLVFYAVVFTLVSGCTSSSHSDPSRYNLQFQAHPQINESAPLKVRVLLLKSDADFMSSDFYSLQNNASATLGANLLNSDVFFLMPGQLSKTLSGQSSPEARYIGVMAEYQMLDGKKWRVSIPLPVPGENHLYQFWKWSADELQANVFLDVNGIRVISQ
- a CDS encoding SH3 domain-containing protein — encoded protein: MKMRVLFSLLFVMAVAGCKAPQKPVINDDTIVTSQVNGVTLTHRHAVTPPAEFTQLNEPYRAMYPASVMSRPDFGGKVIRTLETGKTYVVLGQVEHYWMALADEGQDQLIGYVPMRAVIKADQYDAAVRKQAIRPKSRKKATCVDVDGNSKACKDSANGTWILN